The following coding sequences lie in one Myxococcus xanthus genomic window:
- a CDS encoding NUDIX hydrolase, whose amino-acid sequence MRIPHALSLGAAALLALSAQAAAPSRPSPALPPGYWPEEKVAEVLAKTQEVRLSPDLSRLTPDEQAAVKDLLEVGAIFQGLYESSRHHQALPALAKLEALDKKLGGPKRTQDLLALYRLYQGPIASTLSNAREAFLPVDAQVAARNVYPVDVTRAEVDAFLASNPGERQSLLSEKTVVRRSTAANLRQDVKVLQTHPVLDTLHPGLRQALQAKAKRPDAKALYAVPYAVAYGPELVKAYGLVMRAAQRLEASDVELARYLRNRARDLLTNDYESGDAAWVTGRFQKLNVQLGAYETYDDALFGVKAFHSLSVLLSNESATQELRKRLGGLQAVEDALPYAAKKRVREDIPVGVYDVIADFGQSRGTNTASILPNDALAARRYGRTILLRENIMRNPDLFASDERIWRAAVADAHVRELVSEGNFQRTLWHEVGHYLGPDRDQKGRTLDDALEDYAGAVEEMKADLVSLFSLHDFHKKGTLDAAGLRAVQASGIRRTIQNVRPREDQPYQRMQLVQFNWFLEHGLLQADPQTARLSIQYDKYPAVVTSLLEKVLALQHGGDKAATAAFFQRWSAWTPELHEKLAARIREAQGARFRLVRYDALGD is encoded by the coding sequence ATGCGAATCCCCCACGCGCTGTCCCTGGGCGCCGCCGCCCTCCTGGCGCTGTCGGCACAGGCCGCCGCCCCGAGCCGTCCCTCCCCCGCCCTGCCTCCGGGCTACTGGCCAGAGGAGAAGGTGGCCGAAGTCCTCGCCAAGACGCAGGAGGTCCGCCTGTCGCCGGACCTCTCCCGCCTCACGCCCGACGAGCAGGCAGCGGTGAAGGACCTGCTGGAGGTGGGCGCCATCTTCCAGGGCCTCTACGAGTCCTCGCGCCACCACCAGGCGCTCCCGGCACTCGCGAAGTTGGAAGCGTTGGACAAGAAACTGGGCGGCCCCAAGCGCACGCAGGACCTGCTCGCGCTGTACCGCCTGTACCAGGGCCCCATCGCCAGCACCCTGAGCAACGCGCGAGAGGCGTTCCTCCCAGTGGACGCGCAGGTGGCCGCGCGCAACGTGTACCCGGTGGACGTCACGCGGGCGGAGGTGGACGCATTCCTGGCCTCGAACCCCGGCGAGCGCCAGTCCCTTCTGAGCGAGAAGACGGTGGTCCGCCGCTCCACAGCGGCCAACCTGCGCCAGGACGTGAAGGTCCTCCAGACGCACCCGGTGCTGGACACGCTGCATCCGGGCCTTCGCCAGGCCCTGCAAGCGAAGGCGAAGCGGCCCGACGCCAAGGCGCTCTACGCGGTGCCCTATGCCGTGGCCTATGGGCCGGAGTTGGTGAAGGCCTACGGGCTGGTGATGCGCGCGGCGCAGCGGCTGGAGGCCAGCGACGTGGAGCTGGCGCGCTACCTGCGCAACCGCGCGCGGGACTTGCTCACCAACGACTACGAGAGCGGCGACGCGGCCTGGGTGACGGGCCGCTTCCAGAAGCTCAACGTACAGTTGGGCGCGTATGAGACGTATGACGACGCCCTCTTCGGCGTGAAGGCGTTCCACAGCCTGTCGGTGCTGCTGAGCAATGAGTCGGCCACGCAGGAGCTGCGCAAGCGCCTGGGCGGGCTCCAGGCGGTGGAGGACGCGCTGCCCTACGCCGCGAAGAAGCGCGTGCGCGAGGACATCCCCGTGGGCGTCTACGACGTCATCGCCGACTTCGGCCAGTCGCGCGGCACCAACACCGCGAGCATCCTCCCCAACGACGCGCTCGCCGCGCGTCGCTACGGCCGCACCATCCTCCTGCGGGAGAACATCATGCGGAACCCGGACCTGTTCGCGTCCGACGAGCGCATCTGGCGCGCCGCGGTGGCGGACGCCCACGTCCGGGAGCTGGTCTCCGAAGGCAACTTCCAGCGCACCCTGTGGCACGAAGTGGGCCACTACCTGGGGCCGGACCGAGACCAGAAGGGGCGCACGCTGGACGACGCGCTGGAGGACTACGCGGGCGCCGTGGAGGAGATGAAGGCGGACCTGGTGAGCCTCTTCTCGCTGCATGACTTCCACAAGAAGGGCACGCTCGACGCCGCCGGGCTGCGCGCGGTGCAGGCCTCCGGCATCCGCCGCACGATCCAGAACGTGCGCCCGCGCGAGGACCAGCCCTACCAGCGCATGCAGTTGGTGCAGTTCAACTGGTTCCTGGAGCACGGCCTCCTCCAGGCGGACCCGCAGACGGCGCGCCTGAGCATCCAGTACGACAAGTACCCGGCCGTCGTGACGTCGCTGCTGGAGAAGGTGCTCGCGCTCCAGCACGGCGGTGACAAGGCGGCCACCGCGGCCTTCTTCCAGCGGTGGAGCGCCTGGACGCCGGAGCTGCACGAGAAGCTGGCGGCCCGCATCCGCGAGGCGCAGGGCGCCCGCTTCCGGCTGGTCCGGTACGACGCGCTGGGGGACTGA
- a CDS encoding peptidase domain-containing ABC transporter — protein sequence MTAEAPQQPQRRWRLGLRKRVPEVRQMTMTDCGAACLAMVLAYHGREMSLEAVRELTGPGRDGASAKSLKAAAQKLGLRVRAISVDLDRLPFLPPATILHWRFTHYVVFERLGRGWVEVVDPDQGRRRVSMEQFSQCFTGVALLMEPSEDFQPGQSRRGPYRYLVPLVKRQAGTLAKVLALSAVLQVLTLAVPMLTGMVVDRVVPRQDYSLMGVLSAALAGVLLFELLSSVVRGQLLVELRTRLDSQMTQGLLDHLVSLAYPFFQLRPAGDLLTRLGSQQAIRDLLSTGLLSSALDGALVLLYLGLLLVADASLGLLVVGLGLLQVLVFALPRAKQRSQLSRSLDMGVRSQSYLMAMLSGMQTLKAFGVEGRMVGSYSNLYVDLLNVELERGRLSAWLDALTGTLRRVSPLVLLCVGAWRVLDGAVSLGQMLSINALATALLVPLSNLLGTGGQLQFLSTYLERINDVLDTPPERDAAHQGRAPTLRGAVTLEDVRFRYNPHSAWVVQGVSVSVEPGQMVALVGRSGAGKSTLAHLLLGLYLPTSGHVRYDGAELGELDLRAVRSQLGVVLQDASFFNASLRENITLSDPDLDMDRVVEAAKLAHIHDDIMAMPMQYDTPLTDRGLSMSGGQRQRLALARALVRRPAILLLDEATSALDATTEAHVQQALASLKCTRVVIAHRLSTVRNADTILVMEAGQVVEVGRHQELLERQGAYASLVNAQREERTQAVG from the coding sequence ATGACGGCCGAGGCTCCGCAGCAGCCCCAGCGCCGGTGGCGACTCGGCCTGCGCAAGCGCGTGCCCGAAGTGCGGCAGATGACGATGACGGACTGCGGCGCCGCCTGTCTGGCCATGGTGCTGGCCTACCACGGCCGCGAAATGAGCCTGGAGGCGGTGCGCGAGCTGACGGGCCCCGGACGCGACGGCGCCAGCGCGAAGTCGCTGAAGGCCGCGGCCCAGAAGCTGGGCCTGCGCGTGCGCGCCATCTCCGTGGACCTGGACCGGCTGCCCTTCCTGCCTCCGGCCACCATCCTCCACTGGCGCTTCACGCACTACGTCGTCTTCGAACGCCTGGGCCGCGGCTGGGTCGAGGTGGTGGACCCCGACCAGGGCCGCCGCCGCGTGTCCATGGAGCAGTTCAGCCAGTGCTTCACCGGCGTGGCCCTGCTGATGGAGCCGTCCGAGGACTTCCAGCCGGGCCAATCGCGGCGCGGGCCGTACCGCTACCTGGTGCCGCTGGTGAAGCGACAGGCCGGCACACTGGCAAAGGTGCTCGCGCTGTCCGCCGTGCTCCAGGTGCTGACGCTGGCGGTGCCGATGCTCACCGGCATGGTGGTGGACCGCGTGGTGCCCCGGCAGGACTACTCCCTGATGGGCGTGTTGTCCGCGGCGCTCGCGGGCGTGTTGCTCTTCGAGCTGCTCTCGTCGGTGGTGCGCGGACAGCTCCTGGTGGAGCTGCGCACCCGGCTGGACTCGCAGATGACGCAAGGGCTGCTGGACCACCTGGTGAGCCTGGCCTACCCGTTCTTCCAGCTCCGGCCCGCGGGCGACCTGCTCACGCGGCTGGGCTCGCAGCAGGCCATCCGCGATCTGCTCTCCACCGGCCTGCTGTCCAGCGCGCTCGACGGTGCGCTGGTGCTCCTCTACCTGGGACTGCTGCTGGTGGCGGATGCGTCGCTGGGGCTGCTGGTGGTGGGACTGGGCCTGTTGCAGGTGCTGGTGTTCGCGCTGCCCCGGGCCAAACAACGCAGCCAGCTGTCGCGCAGCCTGGACATGGGCGTGCGCAGCCAGAGCTACCTGATGGCCATGCTGTCCGGCATGCAGACGCTCAAGGCCTTCGGCGTGGAGGGCCGCATGGTGGGCAGCTACTCCAACCTCTACGTGGACCTGCTCAACGTGGAGCTGGAGCGAGGCCGCCTCTCCGCGTGGCTGGACGCGCTGACGGGCACGCTGCGCCGCGTGTCCCCGCTGGTATTGCTGTGCGTGGGCGCGTGGCGCGTGCTGGACGGCGCGGTGTCCCTGGGACAGATGCTGAGCATCAACGCGCTGGCCACCGCGCTGCTGGTGCCCCTGTCCAACCTGCTGGGCACCGGCGGGCAGCTCCAGTTCCTGAGCACCTACCTGGAGCGCATCAACGACGTGCTGGACACGCCCCCCGAGCGCGACGCGGCGCACCAGGGGCGCGCGCCCACGTTGCGCGGCGCCGTCACCCTGGAGGACGTGCGCTTCCGCTACAACCCCCACTCCGCCTGGGTGGTGCAGGGCGTGTCGGTCAGCGTGGAGCCGGGGCAGATGGTGGCGCTCGTCGGCCGCTCGGGCGCGGGCAAGAGCACCCTGGCGCACCTGCTGCTGGGGCTCTACCTGCCCACCTCCGGACACGTCCGATACGACGGCGCGGAGCTGGGCGAGCTGGACCTGCGCGCGGTGCGCAGCCAGTTGGGCGTGGTGTTGCAGGATGCCTCGTTCTTCAACGCGTCGCTGCGGGAGAACATCACCCTGAGCGACCCGGACCTGGACATGGACCGTGTCGTGGAGGCCGCGAAGCTGGCCCACATCCACGACGACATCATGGCCATGCCCATGCAGTACGACACGCCGCTGACGGACCGGGGCCTCTCCATGTCCGGCGGCCAGCGGCAGCGACTGGCCCTGGCCCGCGCCCTGGTGCGCAGGCCCGCCATCCTCTTGTTGGATGAAGCCACCAGCGCCCTGGACGCCACCACCGAGGCGCACGTGCAGCAGGCGCTGGCGTCCCTGAAGTGCACGCGCGTCGTCATCGCCCACCGGCTCAGCACGGTGCGCAACGCCGATACCATCCTCGTCATGGAGGCAGGCCAGGTGGTGGAGGTGGGTCGGCACCAGGAGCTGCTGGAACGCCAGGGCGCCTACGCGTCCCTGGTGAATGCGCAACGGGAGGAGCGCACCCAGGCGGTGGGCTGA
- a CDS encoding ATP-grasp domain-containing protein has translation MLSRTPRCAENSFCVSPLASNASATRNHSCFSTGFDICARVHGGDSPLNAPQHVVGRTLTIDSPFLTLDVAMLQDGGWAVVEVNDGGVSGLPPGLDPRTLFEALLDPR, from the coding sequence GTGCTCAGCCGCACTCCTCGCTGCGCGGAGAACTCCTTCTGCGTCAGCCCGCTCGCCTCAAATGCTTCGGCGACCCGGAACCACTCGTGCTTCTCCACCGGCTTCGACATATGCGCCAGGGTCCATGGCGGCGACTCCCCACTCAACGCCCCTCAGCACGTCGTTGGCCGGACGCTTACCATCGACTCGCCCTTCCTCACCCTGGACGTGGCCATGCTCCAGGACGGGGGCTGGGCGGTGGTCGAGGTGAACGACGGCGGCGTCTCCGGACTGCCACCCGGGCTGGACCCACGCACGCTCTTCGAGGCCCTGCTCGACCCTCGCTAG
- a CDS encoding ATP-grasp domain-containing protein: MPGSRRPSHARAILFGRNPTQDDPFDVEADAAEALGVDTYQADLGALLSGNAEQALSTLPERGRLRLLYRGWMLTEEEYMALDEAVSALGHRLTTTPEQYAAALYLPNWYPRLSRYTARSVWTEGMDAAEAWHAAQALGSQPWLVKDHVKSAKERWDEACFIPEGTTQARFEQICANLVDERGDRFERGLVVRKFLPFKTYGRTPAGPAHLEFRLFFGGGRLLAAEPYHEFDVDVPDFTGFEPLARRIDCNRPVSDVARAVADGRGPWSASAARSELFRGWAGGGNRAGRRRVSASTREAAAH, from the coding sequence ATGCCAGGCTCCCGACGTCCGTCTCACGCGCGCGCCATCCTCTTTGGCCGGAATCCCACCCAGGACGACCCCTTCGACGTGGAGGCCGACGCGGCCGAAGCGCTGGGGGTCGACACCTACCAGGCAGACCTGGGCGCCCTGCTCTCCGGCAATGCCGAGCAGGCGCTGTCCACCCTCCCGGAGCGCGGCAGGCTCCGGCTCCTCTACCGCGGCTGGATGTTGACGGAGGAGGAGTACATGGCGCTGGACGAAGCCGTGTCCGCCCTGGGGCACCGGCTGACGACGACGCCCGAGCAGTACGCGGCGGCGCTCTACCTACCCAACTGGTACCCCCGGCTCTCCCGCTACACCGCCCGCAGCGTCTGGACGGAGGGCATGGACGCGGCGGAAGCCTGGCACGCGGCCCAGGCGCTCGGCTCGCAGCCCTGGCTGGTGAAGGACCACGTGAAGTCGGCCAAGGAGCGTTGGGATGAAGCCTGCTTCATCCCCGAGGGCACGACGCAGGCGCGCTTCGAACAGATTTGCGCCAACCTCGTCGATGAGCGCGGAGACCGCTTCGAGCGGGGCCTCGTCGTCCGGAAGTTCCTCCCCTTCAAGACGTACGGACGGACACCCGCGGGCCCGGCCCACCTCGAGTTCCGGCTCTTCTTCGGAGGCGGCCGGCTCCTCGCCGCCGAGCCGTACCACGAGTTCGACGTCGACGTGCCCGACTTCACCGGCTTCGAGCCCCTGGCCCGGCGCATCGACTGTAACCGTCCGGTCAGTGACGTGGCGCGAGCGGTTGCAGATGGACGAGGACCGTGGTCGGCGAGCGCCGCAAGGAGCGAGCTGTTCAGAGGCTGGGCTGGAGGAGGGAATCGGGCGGGTCGGCGGCGCGTCTCCGCTTCCACTCGTGAGGCAGCAGCTCACTGA
- the tnpA gene encoding IS66 family insertion sequence element accessory protein TnpA: MSKPVEKHEWFRVAEAFEASGLTQKEFSAQRGVRLSTLQSWVYRRRRQQAEKGEAMRLLPVEVATTPPATESMLEVVVASGARLRFSLGTDVDYVAHLVAALGR, translated from the coding sequence ATGTCGAAGCCGGTGGAGAAGCACGAGTGGTTCCGGGTCGCCGAAGCATTTGAGGCGAGCGGGCTGACGCAGAAGGAGTTCTCCGCGCAGCGAGGAGTGCGGCTGAGCACGCTTCAGTCGTGGGTGTACCGGCGTCGGCGTCAGCAGGCCGAGAAGGGCGAGGCGATGCGCTTGCTGCCTGTGGAAGTCGCGACGACGCCCCCGGCAACGGAGTCGATGTTGGAGGTGGTGGTGGCCAGCGGAGCGCGCCTGCGATTCTCCTTGGGCACCGACGTGGACTATGTGGCCCACCTCGTCGCGGCGCTGGGGCGGTGA
- a CDS encoding mersacidin/lichenicidin family type 2 lantibiotic produces the protein MSQKKEHILRAWRDPEYFNSLSSEERASLPANPAAELELSDEVLENISGADTCEQFGSYYCTPCPPYHCL, from the coding sequence ATGAGCCAGAAGAAGGAACACATCCTCCGTGCGTGGCGTGACCCCGAGTACTTCAACAGCCTGTCGTCGGAGGAGCGCGCGTCCCTGCCCGCCAACCCCGCCGCCGAGCTGGAGTTGAGCGACGAGGTCCTGGAGAACATCTCGGGCGCGGACACCTGCGAGCAGTTCGGCAGCTACTACTGCACGCCGTGCCCGCCGTATCACTGCCTCTAA
- the tnpB gene encoding IS66 family insertion sequence element accessory protein TnpB (TnpB, as the term is used for proteins encoded by IS66 family insertion elements, is considered an accessory protein, since TnpC, encoded by a neighboring gene, is a DDE family transposase.): MWPTSSRRWGGEAVFALPASVRVVLATEPVDMRKSIDGLMALVRTAWGEDVYSGHLFAFVSRRGDRIKVLTWSRGGFVLLYKRLETGRFRLPPVDAGAQVVHLDATQLAMLLDGIDVAQVRRQPAWTPPGRTGT; the protein is encoded by the coding sequence ATGTGGCCCACCTCGTCGCGGCGCTGGGGCGGTGAGGCGGTGTTCGCGCTGCCTGCGTCGGTGCGCGTAGTGTTGGCCACGGAGCCGGTGGACATGCGCAAGTCCATCGATGGCCTCATGGCGCTGGTGCGCACAGCCTGGGGCGAGGACGTCTACTCGGGGCACCTCTTCGCCTTCGTGTCGCGGAGAGGAGACCGCATCAAGGTACTGACGTGGAGCCGGGGCGGCTTCGTGCTGCTGTACAAACGGCTGGAGACGGGGCGCTTCCGGCTGCCGCCGGTGGACGCGGGCGCGCAGGTGGTGCACCTGGACGCCACGCAGTTGGCGATGCTGCTGGACGGCATCGACGTGGCCCAGGTGAGGCGCCAGCCCGCCTGGACGCCTCCCGGGCGGACTGGCACGTGA
- a CDS encoding amidase → MNLDDYSRFDAVGLAELVRRKEVTPEELLRVAVEAIHRVNPAINAVIDTRDTQAHEALKQGLPDGPFRGVPFLIKDIGVHAAGVPTDLGSRLTQGTVFPYDSALMARYRRAGLVLLGRTNAPEFGNNATTEPLLHGPTRNPWDVGRSPGGSSGGSAAAVAAGIVPVAHGNDGGGSLRIPASLCGVFGLKPTRGRNSLGPNSGDFICGMGIEHVLSRTVRDSAAVLDATQGPEAGDPYFAPPPRRPYLEEVGRTPGRLRIALMTASPMGGPVSPQCIEAARLAARLCEELGHDVTEDAPAHDGLLLHEAVTTVWSATIASLVEMASHYSGREAEPDSLEATTWAVVRHGQALTATDLQRALGVFNFVSRKVGLFFEKYDVLLSPTVAAPPFPLGLLDANAPRTAREWYDHAFGHCPFTALFNVTGQPAMSVPLHWSAEGLPIGVQFAGRYADEATLFQLAGQLEQAQPWAQRRPPVHVSRPA, encoded by the coding sequence ATGAACCTGGATGACTACAGCCGCTTTGACGCAGTGGGATTGGCGGAGCTGGTACGTCGGAAGGAAGTCACGCCCGAGGAGCTGCTCCGGGTGGCGGTGGAGGCCATCCACCGAGTCAACCCGGCGATCAACGCCGTCATCGACACGCGCGACACCCAGGCACACGAAGCGCTGAAGCAAGGCCTCCCCGACGGCCCCTTCCGGGGCGTGCCCTTCCTCATCAAGGACATCGGCGTGCATGCGGCGGGCGTCCCCACCGACCTCGGGAGCCGGCTGACCCAGGGAACGGTGTTCCCCTACGACAGTGCATTGATGGCGCGCTACCGGCGCGCGGGACTGGTCCTGCTGGGCCGGACGAATGCCCCCGAGTTCGGAAACAACGCCACCACGGAGCCCCTGCTCCACGGCCCCACTCGCAACCCGTGGGACGTGGGACGCAGCCCGGGCGGCTCCAGCGGTGGCTCGGCGGCGGCGGTAGCGGCAGGCATCGTGCCGGTGGCGCATGGCAACGACGGCGGCGGCTCCCTGCGCATCCCCGCTTCCCTCTGCGGCGTCTTCGGGCTGAAGCCCACACGGGGCCGCAACTCGCTGGGACCGAACTCCGGCGACTTCATCTGCGGCATGGGCATCGAGCACGTTCTGTCGCGCACCGTGCGCGATAGCGCGGCGGTACTGGACGCCACGCAAGGCCCAGAGGCCGGGGACCCCTACTTCGCGCCGCCCCCACGGCGCCCGTACCTGGAGGAAGTGGGCCGCACGCCTGGCCGGCTGCGCATCGCGCTGATGACGGCTTCGCCCATGGGGGGCCCGGTGAGCCCTCAGTGCATCGAAGCCGCGCGACTGGCGGCGCGCCTGTGCGAGGAACTGGGCCACGACGTCACCGAAGACGCGCCCGCCCATGACGGCCTCCTGCTGCACGAGGCCGTCACCACCGTCTGGTCCGCGACCATTGCGTCCCTCGTGGAGATGGCCAGCCACTATTCCGGGCGCGAGGCCGAACCGGACTCGCTCGAAGCCACCACGTGGGCGGTGGTACGCCACGGCCAGGCGTTGACGGCCACGGACCTTCAACGGGCGCTCGGCGTATTCAACTTCGTGTCGAGGAAGGTGGGGCTCTTCTTCGAGAAGTACGACGTGCTGCTGTCGCCCACGGTGGCGGCGCCGCCCTTCCCACTGGGCCTGCTGGACGCCAACGCGCCCCGGACGGCCCGCGAGTGGTACGACCACGCGTTCGGCCACTGCCCCTTCACCGCGCTGTTCAACGTCACCGGGCAGCCCGCCATGTCCGTGCCGCTGCACTGGAGCGCGGAGGGCCTGCCCATCGGCGTCCAGTTCGCCGGCCGGTATGCCGACGAGGCCACGCTATTCCAACTGGCGGGACAGCTCGAGCAGGCCCAGCCCTGGGCCCAGCGACGGCCACCAGTGCACGTCTCCCGGCCCGCGTAG
- the tnpC gene encoding IS66 family transposase — protein sequence MPRELPQDHFCPWREEAEELKAEVSRIGGEVDALKGQLAALQRHVFSRRAEKLPTVAAELRGDADSTAARAEAAKQKRRERATRKAEEAPAREIRHAVPSEERQCPACGGDELKPLGQGRTSVVYEYVPARFERQVHVQEVLACACGRGVVTAPPPARVVDRGEYGPGFIAHVVTSKCADAMPLHRLAQRVERGGIPMSRSTLTDLFHQAASVLLPLSRHLLQCIASADVVWADETPLRVLDVKKTRLGYLWTFLTQNDEGQWLIGYRFSMGRASKTPKEVLGGTTGALVVDAYTGYNAVTLPKGRVRVGCWAHCRRRFFDALATAPEAREALAFILELYRVEAQAREADVVRTAVHRELRQLHSAPVLAQLRTWLEAQAPHHPPKSPLGQAISYAVKQWEALTRFVENERLPLDNNRAESALRKAALGRKNFLFVGHEAAGENLAGLYALVATCEANQVNPEEYLADVMLRVQSHPNSRISELLPHEWKRRRAADPPDSLLQPSL from the coding sequence GTGCCGCGAGAGCTTCCTCAAGACCACTTCTGCCCCTGGCGCGAGGAGGCGGAGGAACTCAAGGCCGAGGTGAGCCGCATTGGCGGGGAGGTGGACGCGCTCAAGGGGCAGCTGGCAGCCCTGCAGCGTCACGTCTTCAGCAGGCGGGCGGAGAAACTGCCGACGGTGGCCGCCGAGCTGCGAGGGGACGCGGATTCGACGGCGGCTCGGGCCGAGGCCGCGAAGCAGAAGCGCCGGGAGAGGGCCACTCGGAAAGCCGAGGAGGCGCCCGCGCGGGAGATTCGCCACGCGGTACCCTCCGAGGAGCGCCAGTGCCCGGCGTGCGGCGGCGATGAATTGAAGCCGCTGGGCCAGGGACGCACCTCGGTGGTGTACGAGTACGTGCCGGCGCGCTTCGAGAGGCAGGTGCACGTGCAGGAAGTGCTGGCGTGCGCGTGCGGCCGGGGCGTCGTCACGGCTCCGCCTCCGGCGAGGGTGGTGGACAGGGGCGAGTACGGCCCCGGCTTCATTGCCCACGTGGTGACGTCGAAGTGCGCCGATGCCATGCCCTTGCACCGGCTCGCTCAACGAGTCGAACGCGGTGGCATCCCCATGAGTCGCAGCACGCTGACGGACCTCTTCCATCAGGCCGCCTCGGTGCTTCTGCCTCTCTCCCGTCACCTGCTGCAATGCATTGCGTCCGCGGACGTGGTGTGGGCGGACGAGACGCCGCTGCGGGTGCTGGACGTGAAGAAGACGCGCCTGGGCTACCTCTGGACCTTCCTCACCCAGAACGACGAAGGCCAGTGGCTCATCGGCTACCGCTTCAGCATGGGCCGGGCTAGCAAAACGCCCAAGGAAGTCCTGGGCGGTACCACAGGCGCGCTCGTGGTGGACGCGTACACCGGCTACAACGCGGTGACGCTGCCAAAGGGCCGGGTACGTGTCGGCTGCTGGGCCCATTGCCGCCGCCGATTCTTCGATGCGCTGGCAACCGCCCCCGAGGCGCGAGAGGCACTGGCCTTCATCCTCGAGCTCTACCGCGTGGAGGCGCAGGCACGTGAGGCGGACGTGGTGCGCACCGCCGTCCACCGGGAGCTGCGCCAACTGCACAGCGCCCCCGTCCTCGCGCAACTGCGTACCTGGCTGGAGGCGCAGGCCCCGCACCACCCGCCCAAGAGTCCGCTGGGCCAGGCCATTTCCTACGCGGTGAAGCAGTGGGAGGCCCTCACTCGCTTCGTCGAGAATGAGCGACTTCCTCTCGACAACAACCGCGCGGAATCGGCGCTGCGGAAGGCTGCCCTGGGCCGGAAGAATTTCCTCTTCGTCGGCCACGAGGCCGCGGGCGAAAACCTCGCGGGCCTCTACGCCCTGGTGGCCACCTGCGAGGCCAACCAAGTCAATCCCGAGGAGTACCTCGCGGACGTCATGCTGCGTGTGCAGTCGCACCCCAACTCGCGCATCAGTGAGCTGCTGCCTCACGAGTGGAAGCGGAGACGCGCCGCCGACCCGCCCGATTCCCTCCTCCAGCCCAGCCTCTGA
- a CDS encoding proprotein convertase P-domain-containing protein, producing the protein MDAEHEAVELGTQTQPLATGTPAGEGVLSFLNEYSISLSVLDQEVPLNALAAQALIDFREGPDGVLRTGDDRRFVSIEQVDVVPYVGPAALAALEAYAKGTGRVELPVDGHVGTFHGVAFNMAEARRAIHAANTESASNLQTLFGIPAAAVQSLVAARPILHMVQLSRLTNVNAVTMGQLKAHTQQAAEGDPCTGPGICQPGLICEGRPGDGSSPYGRCVDASYLSGNGDVCSRFVACPSEKLICIGLASGWVEGYCAPAWMGASFIEYSDLRLQSTNPLVTAPLTVVGLATVPMDINVELDVVHTAPHRLVLTLEDPGGETALLWDGPNEGTPPSRIVVTRGIPRDGVINGRWKLHVANPSGVGSGTLRSWTLKLTSRYD; encoded by the coding sequence ATGGACGCCGAGCACGAGGCCGTTGAGCTCGGGACGCAGACGCAGCCGCTGGCCACGGGGACGCCCGCTGGCGAGGGCGTGCTGTCCTTCCTCAACGAATACTCCATCTCCCTCTCCGTGCTCGACCAGGAGGTGCCGCTGAATGCCCTGGCGGCGCAGGCGCTGATTGACTTCCGGGAGGGGCCGGACGGCGTGCTCCGCACGGGTGATGACCGCCGCTTCGTGAGCATCGAGCAGGTGGACGTGGTGCCATACGTGGGCCCCGCGGCGCTCGCGGCGCTGGAGGCGTACGCCAAGGGCACGGGCCGCGTGGAGCTGCCGGTCGATGGGCACGTGGGGACCTTCCACGGCGTGGCCTTCAACATGGCCGAGGCCCGCCGCGCCATCCACGCGGCGAACACGGAGAGCGCGTCGAATCTGCAGACGCTCTTCGGCATCCCCGCGGCGGCGGTGCAGAGCCTGGTCGCGGCGCGTCCCATCCTCCACATGGTGCAGTTGTCGCGGCTGACGAACGTGAATGCCGTCACGATGGGACAGCTCAAGGCTCACACGCAGCAGGCGGCCGAAGGTGACCCGTGCACGGGCCCTGGCATCTGTCAGCCCGGGCTCATCTGCGAGGGCCGGCCCGGTGACGGCTCCAGCCCCTACGGCCGCTGTGTCGACGCTTCGTACCTCTCCGGCAACGGGGACGTGTGCTCCCGCTTCGTGGCGTGCCCGTCGGAGAAGCTCATCTGCATCGGCCTGGCGTCGGGCTGGGTGGAGGGCTACTGCGCCCCGGCGTGGATGGGCGCATCCTTCATCGAGTACTCGGACCTGCGGCTCCAGTCGACGAACCCGCTGGTGACGGCGCCGCTCACCGTGGTGGGGCTGGCCACCGTGCCCATGGACATCAACGTGGAACTGGACGTCGTCCACACCGCGCCGCACCGGCTGGTGCTGACGCTGGAGGACCCGGGTGGTGAGACGGCCCTGCTGTGGGATGGCCCGAACGAGGGCACGCCGCCCTCGCGCATCGTCGTGACGCGGGGCATCCCGCGCGACGGCGTCATCAACGGACGTTGGAAGCTGCACGTCGCCAACCCGTCCGGCGTGGGCAGCGGCACGCTGCGCTCGTGGACGCTGAAGCTCACCAGCCGCTACGACTGA